From the genome of Rhodothermales bacterium:
GCGCCACAATCGCCCCCTTCAGGTCGACATGCGGCTTCCCCCCCGGTGCGCGTACGATAAACCGCGCGTCAAAACATGCTGCCACTTCAGGGCCCACCTCAAAGCGAGCGACCGATATACAGGGGCTGATGTACGCGCGAATCATCGCGAGCGCGA
Proteins encoded in this window:
- a CDS encoding laccase domain-containing protein; this translates as ALAMIRAYISPCISVARFEVGPEVAACFDARFIVRAPGGKPHVDLKGAIVAQLIEAGLAPAAIEVSPHCTHTETTTFFSHRAEGGATGRMMGFIGICA